From the Halalkalicoccus sp. CGA53 genome, one window contains:
- a CDS encoding bactofilin family protein: MNVELIPLLILALLLISAGGADVETAELVMEGDHEVTEHRGALIVGDATVTVPADAEVSGPIYVIGGDVRIQGTVAGDVTQLSGSLVAEEGAAIGGELLHISGTETLAEEATIAVRTTADLTPAEPSPLAAYTPLVLTTLVLSLVGGWLAEKRRSLLENVGRAARDHTLVSLTVGGLLFVTFLSVFVFMAFTLVLIPVSILGLLIGMLTTAYGVLAWGYLVGERLNTPRVGVATGLGVVAVVALTQLLGLIPFVGELITGVLLLTGLGAVVVTYFGLRPFEPVVLPE; encoded by the coding sequence ATGAACGTCGAACTCATCCCACTGTTGATTCTCGCGCTGTTGCTGATCTCGGCGGGCGGGGCCGACGTCGAGACGGCCGAACTCGTGATGGAGGGAGACCACGAGGTCACGGAGCATCGTGGTGCGTTGATCGTCGGGGACGCGACCGTCACCGTCCCGGCCGACGCCGAGGTCTCCGGCCCGATATACGTCATCGGTGGCGATGTGCGCATCCAGGGGACCGTGGCTGGCGACGTCACGCAGCTGTCGGGCTCGCTCGTCGCCGAAGAGGGCGCAGCGATCGGGGGAGAGCTGTTGCACATCTCCGGGACGGAGACACTGGCCGAGGAGGCGACGATCGCAGTGCGGACGACCGCCGATCTCACGCCCGCCGAACCCAGCCCCCTCGCCGCGTACACGCCCCTCGTCCTGACGACGCTGGTACTGTCGCTCGTGGGCGGGTGGCTCGCAGAGAAACGTCGATCGCTCCTGGAGAACGTCGGGAGGGCAGCGCGTGACCACACGCTCGTCAGTCTCACCGTCGGAGGGCTTCTCTTCGTGACGTTTCTGTCGGTGTTCGTCTTCATGGCGTTCACGCTGGTTCTCATCCCGGTGAGCATCCTCGGGCTCCTGATCGGCATGCTGACGACCGCCTACGGGGTCCTCGCGTGGGGGTACCTCGTCGGGGAGCGTCTGAATACGCCTCGCGTCGGGGTAGCGACCGGTCTCGGAGTCGTCGCGGTCGTGGCTCTCACGCAGCTCCTCGGCCTGATCCCGTTCGTCGGCGAACTGATCACCGGTGTGCTGCTCCTGACGGGCCTCGGTGCGGTCGTCGTGACGTACTTCGGGCTGCGCCCGTTCGAACCCGTGGTACTGCCGGAGTGA
- a CDS encoding cupin domain-containing protein, which translates to MEVTSIPSTEPQEMDGEVQESAALLREGLASEFDDTTVRSSEVTFRPGERTKFHTHDGIQLLYVTEGTGVVGNREEERTVTEGDLILFPPGEEHWHGNRDDADSSFSHLFFIVERTGTTTTVAE; encoded by the coding sequence ATGGAAGTAACTAGCATACCATCGACCGAACCGCAAGAGATGGACGGCGAAGTCCAGGAATCGGCAGCACTCCTCCGGGAAGGGCTCGCGAGCGAATTCGATGACACCACCGTTCGGTCGTCGGAAGTAACCTTTCGACCGGGGGAACGAACGAAGTTCCACACACACGACGGGATACAACTCCTGTACGTGACGGAAGGGACCGGCGTCGTGGGTAATCGAGAGGAAGAACGAACGGTTACCGAAGGCGATTTGATCCTGTTCCCACCGGGAGAAGAACACTGGCACGGCAACAGAGATGATGCGGATTCATCGTTCAGTCACCTGTTTTTCATCGTCGAACGAACTGGAACGACGACGACCGTAGCGGAGTGA
- a CDS encoding MFS transporter has product MKLFDFVRTRQWVPITGYLIYVSALTAGYYYNLTFVQLGLIDLGTRRIGMGPEEVSIVMGGLALLTLVAAVASGVLMDRRGWSTELTVKFRLLLLVIAVQLALTVAAPHVATPEQFVLWVVVCSLALGLGIPVTFSFMIDFIPIRDRGYVAAVVAGLSFFVAALYPVEWRIEEFSTVMSVAMVPAVVVLAVLSVKRFAFVDTLARQHERFGTGRFCRPTPVRTTSFTLWGLIVLMFGVFFIDSLGFLRIIETPIYIYTSWQSPDPSTRLFIAVTHVVGALAAGVLYTNFDRKWLFLWVFGLFAFTHLQYVFHLRFGAGGTPPLTLPMFYVLAVSFYTTLNFALWPDLSTPETIGTHTALGVGVAGWLATFASTALALYSEGIELSLLDHLTYVNALALLFAVSLPVLLYVHRMTEIVRGEPIS; this is encoded by the coding sequence ATGAAACTCTTCGATTTCGTTCGTACCCGCCAGTGGGTTCCGATCACTGGGTATCTGATCTACGTGTCGGCGCTCACGGCCGGATACTACTACAACCTCACCTTCGTTCAGTTGGGCTTGATCGACCTCGGGACGCGACGGATCGGGATGGGTCCCGAAGAGGTATCGATCGTGATGGGTGGGCTCGCGCTCCTCACGCTCGTCGCCGCCGTCGCGAGCGGCGTGCTGATGGATCGACGCGGGTGGAGCACGGAGCTCACCGTCAAGTTCCGACTGCTCCTCCTCGTGATCGCCGTCCAGCTGGCCCTGACCGTCGCCGCACCGCACGTCGCCACGCCCGAACAGTTCGTCCTCTGGGTCGTGGTCTGTTCGCTGGCCCTCGGGCTCGGTATCCCGGTGACGTTCAGCTTCATGATCGACTTCATCCCGATCCGGGATCGGGGCTACGTCGCGGCGGTCGTGGCGGGGCTGTCGTTTTTCGTCGCGGCGCTCTACCCGGTCGAGTGGCGAATCGAGGAGTTCAGCACCGTGATGAGCGTCGCGATGGTGCCGGCCGTCGTCGTCCTCGCCGTCCTCTCCGTAAAGCGGTTCGCGTTCGTCGACACGCTCGCCCGCCAGCACGAACGGTTCGGCACTGGCCGCTTCTGCCGGCCGACACCCGTGCGAACGACGAGCTTCACGCTCTGGGGACTGATCGTATTGATGTTCGGCGTCTTCTTCATCGATAGCCTCGGCTTCCTCAGGATCATCGAGACGCCGATCTACATCTACACGTCGTGGCAATCACCCGACCCGAGTACCCGACTGTTCATCGCCGTCACGCACGTCGTCGGAGCGCTGGCCGCGGGCGTCCTGTACACGAACTTCGACCGCAAGTGGCTGTTCCTCTGGGTGTTCGGCCTCTTCGCGTTTACCCACCTCCAGTACGTCTTTCACCTCCGCTTCGGAGCCGGTGGAACGCCGCCGCTGACACTGCCGATGTTCTACGTGCTCGCCGTCAGCTTCTACACGACGCTCAACTTCGCCCTCTGGCCGGACCTCTCGACGCCCGAGACGATCGGGACACACACGGCACTCGGCGTCGGAGTCGCTGGCTGGCTGGCGACGTTCGCCAGCACCGCACTGGCGTTGTACTCGGAAGGGATCGAGCTATCGCTCCTGGACCACCTGACGTACGTGAACGCCCTCGCACTCCTGTTCGCCGTCTCACTGCCGGTACTGCTGTACGTCCACCGTATGACCGAGATCGTCCGAGGGGAGCCGATCTCATGA
- a CDS encoding alpha/beta fold hydrolase, producing the protein MECDAGYETDTLSAKIRARFVPGVNGLRMHILEAGIDPDGPCVVLLHGFPELGYSWRKIIVPLAEAGYHVVAPDQRGFGRTTGWDGSYDGDLASFRMVNRVRDVLGLVDALGRESVAGVIGHDSGAHVAAWCSLLRPDVFRTTVLMSAPFGGPPELSSGVETDIEEMNEELGRLPRPRKHYQWYYSTRTANHDMSNCPQGVHDFLRAYFHYKSADWEGNDPRPLQSWTADQLANLPTYYVMDRHRGMAETVAPYMPSEKQIRSCRWLTDEELRVYSSEYGRTGFQGGLQWYRCRTDLRYQRDLQVFGDRTLDVPSAFIAGRRDWGVYQKPGTVERMQDSVCTDMRRCTLVEGAGHWVQQEAPERVTELLCEFLDGVRESTRS; encoded by the coding sequence ATGGAGTGTGACGCAGGATACGAGACAGATACGCTGTCAGCGAAGATCAGAGCGCGATTCGTGCCCGGTGTGAACGGGTTGCGGATGCACATCCTGGAAGCGGGGATCGATCCGGACGGACCATGCGTGGTGCTCTTACACGGGTTCCCAGAACTGGGGTATAGCTGGCGGAAGATCATCGTACCGTTGGCCGAAGCCGGCTACCACGTCGTCGCCCCGGATCAACGGGGATTCGGCCGCACGACCGGGTGGGATGGGTCCTATGACGGGGACCTCGCCTCTTTCCGGATGGTGAATCGTGTCCGAGACGTCCTCGGCCTCGTCGACGCCCTGGGGCGAGAGTCCGTCGCCGGGGTGATCGGACACGATTCGGGGGCTCACGTCGCCGCTTGGTGTTCGCTGCTCCGGCCCGACGTGTTTCGGACGACAGTACTCATGAGTGCGCCGTTCGGCGGGCCGCCCGAGCTATCGTCCGGGGTCGAAACAGACATCGAAGAGATGAACGAGGAACTCGGACGGCTCCCACGGCCTCGCAAGCACTATCAGTGGTATTACTCGACGCGAACGGCCAATCACGACATGTCGAACTGTCCGCAGGGCGTTCACGATTTCCTACGAGCGTACTTTCACTACAAAAGTGCCGACTGGGAAGGAAATGACCCACGGCCGTTACAGAGCTGGACTGCCGACCAGCTCGCGAACCTGCCGACGTACTACGTCATGGATCGCCACAGGGGGATGGCTGAAACGGTGGCCCCGTATATGCCCTCCGAGAAACAGATTCGCTCGTGTCGATGGCTTACCGACGAAGAGCTCCGCGTATATAGCTCCGAATACGGACGGACGGGCTTTCAGGGCGGACTTCAATGGTATCGATGCAGAACCGATCTGCGGTATCAACGCGACCTCCAGGTGTTCGGTGACCGGACCCTCGACGTGCCGTCGGCGTTTATAGCGGGTCGACGCGACTGGGGAGTCTACCAAAAACCTGGTACCGTCGAACGAATGCAGGATTCGGTCTGTACCGACATGCGTCGCTGTACCCTCGTCGAAGGCGCTGGTCACTGGGTGCAACAGGAAGCACCAGAACGCGTCACCGAGCTTCTCTGTGAGTTTCTGGATGGCGTCCGAGAATCTACACGGAGTTGA
- a CDS encoding OsmC family protein, which yields MGDSERTHYEVTASRVSPKRTRVDTGDAEFVVGKDVNPVEYFLGSVLACLNSTGTMVARDMDIDIESLEATVEGDLNYATYRGEEVEDRAGLQGLEVTLSIETEGDADLDAWLTSVKERCPVTDNVENETGLGVTLD from the coding sequence ATGGGCGATTCTGAACGAACCCACTATGAAGTCACTGCATCGCGTGTCAGTCCAAAACGGACTCGCGTCGACACTGGTGACGCGGAGTTCGTCGTCGGAAAAGACGTAAATCCCGTGGAGTATTTCCTCGGATCTGTCCTGGCCTGTCTCAACTCGACCGGAACGATGGTCGCTCGCGACATGGACATCGACATCGAGTCATTAGAAGCAACGGTCGAGGGGGATCTGAATTACGCGACCTATCGAGGTGAGGAGGTCGAGGATCGTGCAGGCCTCCAGGGACTCGAGGTGACGCTTTCGATCGAGACGGAGGGGGACGCTGACCTTGACGCCTGGCTTACGTCCGTGAAAGAGCGGTGTCCGGTCACCGATAACGTCGAGAACGAGACCGGTCTCGGCGTCACCCTCGATTGA
- a CDS encoding MFS transporter — translation MRWQYRDTVLVLCTFAFFVTYFARVAISPVVPFITDDFTISNTQIGIALSGMWIAYGLTQYPSGVLADRFGEKRIILVSVGGTAVLSFIAGIAPLFPVLFLGLVGIGGVAGLHYTVASTLLSRTYDDIGTAIGLHSLGAPAAGLIAPIASAWIGVRYGWRPAVALVVLVAVPIFVLFLWRVNPTPPRRSEERAGVGLFVSFLWRPVIVFSALVAVIAMFVINGLISFLPTFLVEFHGYSPTLAGAVFSAYFVVRGGAQIGVGAISDRFDRDSVVSGCLLSGTVGLVLFLAGPDYLVIGAAVLLFGIGNSFFAAQEPKILDSLSEGERNAGFGVFRTVYVVGGSTGSIGVGALADLVGWHRTFVVLVVLFAVSFVLVTLNRLFKKY, via the coding sequence ATGCGATGGCAGTATCGTGACACCGTACTCGTTTTGTGTACGTTCGCGTTCTTCGTGACCTACTTCGCGAGAGTCGCGATCAGCCCGGTGGTCCCGTTCATTACGGACGATTTCACGATCTCGAACACGCAGATCGGGATCGCGCTGTCGGGGATGTGGATCGCCTACGGTCTGACGCAGTATCCGAGCGGTGTCCTCGCGGATCGGTTCGGAGAGAAGCGTATCATCCTCGTCTCAGTCGGCGGTACGGCGGTACTGAGTTTTATCGCCGGTATCGCACCGCTCTTTCCCGTCCTCTTTCTGGGTCTCGTCGGTATCGGTGGGGTCGCCGGATTACACTACACCGTTGCATCGACGTTGCTCTCACGCACCTACGACGACATCGGCACCGCGATCGGGCTCCACTCGCTGGGCGCTCCGGCCGCCGGACTGATCGCGCCGATCGCCTCTGCCTGGATCGGCGTTCGCTACGGCTGGCGGCCCGCGGTCGCGCTCGTCGTTCTCGTCGCCGTACCGATATTCGTACTGTTCCTCTGGAGGGTGAATCCGACCCCGCCGCGTCGTTCGGAGGAGCGAGCGGGCGTCGGGCTGTTCGTATCGTTTCTCTGGCGGCCGGTGATCGTGTTCTCCGCGCTCGTCGCGGTCATCGCGATGTTCGTCATCAACGGACTCATCTCGTTCCTCCCGACGTTTCTCGTCGAGTTTCACGGCTACTCGCCCACGTTGGCTGGTGCGGTATTCTCGGCGTATTTCGTCGTCAGGGGTGGAGCGCAGATCGGGGTGGGTGCAATCTCGGATCGCTTCGATCGTGATTCCGTGGTGAGCGGGTGTTTGCTGTCGGGTACCGTCGGTCTCGTCCTGTTTCTCGCCGGTCCCGACTACCTCGTCATCGGCGCCGCCGTCCTCCTCTTCGGGATCGGAAACAGCTTCTTCGCGGCGCAGGAGCCGAAGATACTCGATAGCCTGTCCGAAGGGGAACGGAACGCCGGGTTCGGCGTCTTTCGGACGGTCTACGTGGTCGGAGGATCGACCGGATCGATCGGCGTCGGTGCGCTCGCGGACCTCGTTGGATGGCACCGGACGTTCGTCGTGCTCGTCGTCCTTTTCGCCGTTTCGTTCGTCCTGGTCACGCTGAATCGCCTCTTCAAGAAGTACTGA
- a CDS encoding eCIS core domain-containing protein, translating into MIRQRTQKGRSVRQEKREGDTRSGDRDPESTTGALQRTLGNQAVQDLLRTGALQGAKAISRPGDAREREAERVAETVMRTSNPLDSSAYGVQPSSATSRSVDRTTLSEHRIDGTATARASASGGHRIPGSERAFFESRFDADLDGVRVHDGTEAACLAGGLNAQAFTHGREIYFGEGRYQPGTRGGRRLLAHELTHVLQNGETGSMNSPPTIYRQRESSDSSSTEETGEDLEARLDRIEQQYREMIRKAREDGYDVAADNLQRFLEGTGGTKQLNVGWLRGFNAVTRAERTNQSRFEKSLADIADGMSDGQTRTFDDYWDRQFTASTFTELYYASGTSTITSTGTFTLTRSGDTTTITGTVEHRWWDPYDWHAGLVAFVPGFGTISDDDALLLQQHRGAGPFDMEATWTQTVSGTITHRAWWFDSTDYTWRGPFPESN; encoded by the coding sequence ATGATCCGCCAAAGAACGCAGAAGGGGAGATCCGTCCGGCAGGAGAAACGAGAAGGAGATACGCGGTCGGGGGATCGGGATCCGGAGAGTACGACCGGTGCGCTTCAGCGGACGCTCGGAAACCAGGCCGTTCAGGACCTCCTGAGAACCGGGGCGCTGCAGGGAGCGAAGGCCATCAGTCGGCCCGGCGATGCACGCGAGCGGGAGGCCGAGCGGGTGGCGGAGACCGTGATGCGCACCTCTAACCCGCTTGATTCGTCCGCATACGGAGTTCAGCCGTCGAGTGCCACGTCGCGGTCCGTGGACCGTACCACTCTGTCGGAGCACCGGATCGACGGGACAGCTACCGCTCGGGCCTCGGCCTCGGGTGGTCATCGGATCCCCGGATCCGAGCGTGCCTTCTTCGAGTCGCGGTTCGACGCCGACCTCGATGGGGTGCGGGTCCACGATGGCACGGAGGCCGCGTGCCTAGCCGGGGGGTTGAATGCGCAAGCGTTCACCCACGGACGGGAGATCTACTTCGGTGAGGGACGGTATCAGCCAGGGACGAGAGGCGGCCGGAGACTTCTCGCACACGAGTTGACGCACGTCCTCCAGAACGGGGAAACGGGCTCGATGAACTCTCCCCCGACCATCTATCGCCAACGCGAGTCCTCGGACTCGTCTTCGACAGAGGAGACGGGCGAGGACCTGGAGGCGCGGCTCGACCGGATCGAGCAGCAGTACCGAGAGATGATCCGGAAGGCCCGTGAGGACGGGTACGACGTAGCCGCGGACAACCTACAGCGGTTCCTCGAGGGTACGGGCGGCACCAAACAGCTCAACGTAGGCTGGCTGCGTGGTTTCAACGCGGTCACCAGAGCAGAGCGGACGAACCAGAGCCGGTTCGAGAAGTCGTTGGCCGATATCGCCGACGGGATGAGCGATGGCCAAACGCGCACGTTCGATGACTACTGGGATCGGCAGTTCACGGCCTCGACGTTCACGGAGCTCTACTACGCGTCCGGTACGAGTACGATCACGTCGACCGGGACGTTCACGCTGACCCGGAGCGGCGATACGACGACGATCACGGGCACAGTCGAACACCGCTGGTGGGACCCCTATGACTGGCACGCCGGACTCGTCGCGTTCGTCCCCGGATTCGGCACGATCTCCGATGACGACGCGCTGCTCCTACAGCAACACCGTGGCGCGGGACCCTTCGACATGGAGGCGACGTGGACCCAGACCGTCTCGGGAACGATCACTCACCGCGCCTGGTGGTTCGACAGTACTGACTACACGTGGCGTGGCCCCTTTCCCGAGAGCAACTGA